One window of Elaeis guineensis isolate ETL-2024a chromosome 11, EG11, whole genome shotgun sequence genomic DNA carries:
- the LOC140852622 gene encoding uncharacterized protein — translation MAVLPFPSSPHPLLHLSNPKPRSPSLWRRSPIVASLNQIPPSSSSTAFPRVSGRHTTPASSPSPFPSLVETLRRHFALLVHLAASAVFLVGFGARACALGSAPILPPPPPLPPVLFGSSNLPEDYVGTVG, via the exons ATGGCAGTGCTCCCTTTTCCGTCTTCTCCTCATCCGCTCCTCCACCTCTCAAACCCTAAGCCTAGATCTCCCTCCCTGTGGCGCCGGAGCCCGATCGTCGCTTCCCTTAACCAAATACCCCCTTCTTCCTCCTCCACCGCCTTCCCTCGCGTGTCCGGCCGCCACACCACCCCGGCGTCGTCACCCTCTCCATTCCCCTCCCTCGTGGAAACCCTTAGACGGCACTTTGCTTTGCTGGTCCACCTGGCCGCCTCCGCCGTCTTCCTCGTTGGCTTTGGCGCCCGCGCCTGTGCCCTCGGTTCTGCTCCAATTCTCCCCCCACCGCCACCACTGCCTCCG gtTTTATTTGGGAGTTCTAATTTGCCCGAAGATTATGTTGGTACTGTTGGATGA